In Citrus sinensis cultivar Valencia sweet orange chromosome 2, DVS_A1.0, whole genome shotgun sequence, a single genomic region encodes these proteins:
- the LOC127900309 gene encoding uncharacterized protein LOC127900309, whose amino-acid sequence MCQTSRGNKITYIPIPTIQARETIEIYHGTTPKNALAPPLGFQPQEKKSNFEDALTQLTTNMSQFMTKIETTFHNQVASIRNLEVQVGQIANLLSSRQQGSLPSNTEMNPREQVNATVRRSGKQLDEPRKEAKKVDEEQVEDTTKVSKATSSEIAQPKPATPIKAYVPRIPFPQRLRKNYIDKQFLKFLDAFKKLHINIPFADALEQMPLYAKCIKEMLSNKRKFKEHETVMLTEDYTAILQNKLPQKLKDPGSFNIPCTIGNCYFDKALCDLGAGINLMPFFVFKKLGFGEPKATTITLQLAGRSIKYLRGIVEDVLVKVDKFIFPTDCIVLYMVEDIELPLILSRPFLTTGRALIDVHEGNLILRV is encoded by the coding sequence ATGTGTCAAACTTCCAGAGGCAACAAAATAACCTATATTCCAATACCTACAATCCAAGCTAGAGAAACCATCGAAATCTATCATGGAACaactcccaaaaatgcattaGCACCACCTCTAGGGTTCCAAccacaagaaaagaaatcaaacttcGAAGATGCTCTTACCCAGCTTACAACAAATATGTCTCAATTCATGACTAAAATAGAGACAACTTTTCACAATCAAGTTGCATCAATTCGAAACCTCGAGGTACAAGTGGGTCAGATTGCAAACTTGTTATCTAGTAGACAACAGGGCTCTCTGCCTAGTAACACTGAGATGAATCCTAGGGAGCAAGTTAATGCAACTGTACGTCGGAGTGGTAAACAACTTGATGAGCCACGGAAAGAAGCAAAGAAAGTTGATGAAGAACAAGTTGAAGACACCACTAAGGTTTCAAAGGCAACAAGTTCAGAAATAGCACAACCTAAACCAGCAACACCAATCAAGGCTTATGTTCCTCGAATCCCTTTTCCTCAACGTCTCCGGAAAAATTACATAGATaagcaatttttaaaatttcttgatGCGTTTAAGAAATTGCATATTAACATTCCTTTTGCAGATGCTTTGGAACAAATGCCGCTTTATGCTAAATGTATAAAAGAAATGTTGTCCAACAAGAGGAAATTTAAGGAGCATGAAACTGTAATGTTGACTGAGGATTACACCGCCATCTTGCAAAATAAATTGCCACAAAAGCTGAAAGATCCAGGGAGTTTTAATATTCCATGCACTATTGgaaattgttattttgataAAGCTTTGTGTGATTTAGGTGCAGGCATTAATTTGAtgcctttttttgttttcaagaaATTAGGTTTTGGCGAACCTAAGGCAACAACTATTACCCTCCAATTGGCAGGTAGATCTATAAAGTACCTAAGGGGCATAGTTGAGGACGTGCTTGTAAAGGTTGATAAGTTTATATTCCCTACAGATTGCATTGTCTTATATATGGTCGAAGATATAGAGTTACCTCTCATCCTAAGCCGACCATTCTTAACTACAGGAAGAGCTTTGATTGATGTTCATGAAGggaatttgattttaagagTTTAA